The following proteins are co-located in the Chaetodon auriga isolate fChaAug3 chromosome 23, fChaAug3.hap1, whole genome shotgun sequence genome:
- the LOC143316322 gene encoding neoverrucotoxin subunit alpha-like has protein sequence MIESLDSCELKLDTNTVNRNIKLSDNNRTMMYVKKDQSYPDHPDRFDWWPQLLCGTGLTGRCYWEVDCRGRVDVSVSYRRIRRKGDSDECVFGWNDQSWSLFCSDGRYSVRHNRRRRSFSSSSSSSSVSHRVGVYVDCPAGTLSFYRVSSDSLIHLHTFNTTFTEPLYPGFGFWSWFGSSVSLCPL, from the coding sequence attcctgtgaactcaaactggacacaaacacagtgaacagaaacatcaaactgtctgacaacaacaggacgatgatgTATGTCAAgaaggatcagtcatatcctgatcatccagacaggtttgactggtggcctcagctgctgtgtggaactggtctgactggtcgctgttactgggaggtcgatTGTAGAGGAAGAGttgatgtatcagtgagttacagaagaatcagaaggaaaggagacagtgatgagtgtgtgtttggatggaatgatcagtcctggagtctATTCTGCTCTGATGGTCGTTACTCTGTCCGTCACAATAGGAGAAGAAgatccttctcctcctcctcctcctcctcctctgtctctcacagagttggagtgtatgtggactgtcctgctggcactctgtccttctacagagtctcctctgactcactgatccacctccacaccttcaacaccacattcactgaacctctttatcctggctttgggttctggtCCTGGtttggttcctcagtgtctctgtgtcctctgtag